The following are encoded in a window of Microbacterium sp. LWO13-1.2 genomic DNA:
- a CDS encoding PucR family transcriptional regulator ligand-binding domain-containing protein: protein MDRIVEQLAGLPDVAEVLSMPALQAGFPEVLTDVTTLQPSVRWVHVSDSPRVAALLDGGELLLSTGAGWPGDAEGLSVLASELADAGVAGIVLELGTRFTVTPPAFVAACRRFRVALISLEREVKFVAVTEAVHRRIIAGQLDALQQRQQLHELFTTLSLRGAPADVIVRETARALDAGVVLENLAHEVVAADARTVDDAGLLDGWAARSRRIADGREQGWILVPVEGRGIRWGSLLVAPGAPHPAGRTTVLEQAATALALARLADGDGAWELLSQRRLLASLLEQQHATTADAQARLEASGFPVRGRRLQALVVDAASPSSAEAVRAAIEDTEPAARSIGAVFDGAAVILLSFPAGASVSDAAARRIAAGLDDAGGLAVGAASDSLAELLDSLPAVRALARRLPPGGFRRVDDRPLARLVNALHGDHRLQEHSERMLGPLIRYDQDSGGDLLAVLGALVQHPGSRTAAAAASHLSRSVFYQRLTLIGDLLDADLEDGETLAALHLALSAYTATSR from the coding sequence ATGGATCGCATCGTCGAACAGCTCGCCGGATTGCCTGATGTCGCCGAGGTGCTGTCGATGCCTGCCCTGCAGGCCGGCTTCCCCGAGGTCCTCACGGACGTCACCACCCTGCAGCCGTCGGTCCGCTGGGTGCACGTCTCGGACAGCCCGCGGGTCGCCGCGCTTCTCGACGGGGGTGAGCTGTTGCTGTCCACCGGCGCCGGCTGGCCGGGGGATGCCGAAGGGCTGTCGGTGCTGGCATCCGAACTCGCGGATGCCGGTGTCGCCGGGATCGTGCTCGAACTCGGCACCCGCTTCACGGTGACTCCACCGGCATTCGTCGCCGCATGCCGCCGATTCCGGGTCGCGCTGATCAGCCTCGAGCGGGAGGTCAAATTCGTCGCCGTCACCGAGGCCGTGCATCGGCGGATCATCGCCGGTCAGCTCGACGCGCTGCAGCAGCGTCAGCAACTGCACGAGTTGTTCACCACGCTCAGCCTGCGCGGCGCGCCGGCCGACGTGATCGTGCGCGAGACCGCCAGAGCCCTCGACGCCGGCGTCGTGCTGGAGAACCTCGCGCACGAGGTCGTCGCGGCCGATGCCCGCACCGTCGATGACGCCGGCCTTCTGGACGGATGGGCGGCGCGCTCGCGGCGGATCGCCGACGGGCGCGAACAGGGATGGATCCTGGTGCCGGTCGAGGGCCGCGGAATCCGCTGGGGGAGCCTGCTCGTGGCTCCGGGAGCGCCGCATCCTGCCGGCCGGACGACGGTGCTCGAGCAGGCGGCGACGGCACTCGCTCTGGCCCGGCTCGCCGACGGCGACGGCGCGTGGGAGTTGCTCTCGCAGCGCCGGCTGCTGGCATCCCTGCTCGAGCAGCAGCATGCGACGACCGCGGATGCGCAGGCGCGGCTGGAGGCGAGCGGCTTTCCCGTGCGGGGGCGACGGCTGCAGGCGCTGGTCGTGGATGCCGCCTCGCCGAGCAGCGCGGAGGCGGTACGCGCCGCCATCGAAGACACCGAACCCGCAGCGCGCTCGATCGGCGCCGTCTTCGATGGTGCTGCCGTCATCCTGCTGTCGTTTCCCGCCGGTGCGTCCGTGTCGGATGCGGCCGCCCGTCGCATCGCCGCCGGTCTCGATGACGCCGGAGGACTCGCCGTCGGCGCGGCATCCGATTCCCTCGCCGAGTTGCTGGACTCGTTGCCGGCTGTTCGTGCCCTCGCGCGGCGGCTGCCGCCCGGCGGCTTCCGGCGCGTGGACGACCGACCCCTCGCGCGTCTGGTGAATGCGCTGCACGGGGATCACCGGCTGCAGGAGCACAGCGAGCGGATGCTCGGGCCGCTGATCCGATACGACCAGGATTCCGGCGGCGACCTGCTCGCCGTGCTGGGCGCGCTCGTGCAGCACCCGGGCAGTCGCACGGCCGCCGCGGCGGCATCCCATCTCTCGCGCTCGGTGTTCTACCAGCGGCTGACCCTCATCGGCGATCTGCTGGATGCCGACCTCGAAGACGGCGAGACGCTCGCCGCCCTGCACCTGGCGCTCTCGGCGTACACGGCGACGTCGCGCTGA
- a CDS encoding PQQ-binding-like beta-propeller repeat protein, producing the protein MNAQSCPSFSRRQILRLGVAGGLALAASAATPVFAAPPALAGRGPSAGSAGPGVTVTDLGPGVTAFTHAAATRVGDTVYVASRNIAPMRVVGYHIPTGTVTSVTDGPGVSTQLLVPDVDGRYLYSAIRQYATAPGPGLIRIDLGQPDAPKEDLHDIPALDPYGLSVTPDGVVYFGGREMSADLRPRLRRYDTTTGVLDEVAIPDPKATMIRCVAATATEVYIGTGSVLNALPTSSKAGLWVLDRATNAVRSILPPEFAGGVEVRDLIIVDENTLCVSGITPQGAALAFINRADPSSYVIAPAGRGGSAKNLAHADGKIYAILGGLFEYDTATRTVRDLTPKGVELGELWGLFVRDGKLWTVSAFALAVEVDLATGEHTLHDLIAAGAPAGALLAMSVAAGGGGVYVGGTNAVSRRDTATGAVTRLFAPSEAKDIGIVNGVAYFGQYSSVGILGHDPAADGAWPRLVEKFPAGQNRPHQVVWDEANQLLLLGLQNDTQGGGSLLTYDPVRDVLTSAINPIDARQMIRSVATHDGIAYLGGDVTGGRGVVVAWDPVGQTELWRVDPLTDTAGVTGLAVHGHHLYVMGYRGELAVVDLETRVVIHRSRHRDVVPNYGTLLVNRGVVYGTSSAAFFRFDPRTFDRTDLVTLNGEWYGIPRAAVDENDDFYAIQGRNLVKIRVSQR; encoded by the coding sequence ATGAACGCTCAGTCCTGCCCTTCGTTCTCCCGCCGCCAGATCCTTCGACTCGGCGTCGCCGGAGGTCTCGCGCTCGCCGCGTCGGCCGCGACGCCCGTCTTCGCCGCCCCGCCGGCGCTCGCCGGCCGCGGTCCCTCCGCAGGCTCCGCGGGTCCTGGCGTCACTGTGACGGACCTCGGTCCGGGGGTGACGGCATTCACGCACGCCGCAGCGACGCGAGTCGGTGACACCGTCTACGTCGCCTCGCGCAACATCGCCCCGATGCGGGTCGTCGGCTATCACATCCCGACTGGCACGGTCACGAGCGTCACCGATGGTCCGGGCGTCAGCACGCAGCTCTTGGTCCCGGATGTCGACGGCCGCTACCTGTACTCCGCGATCCGCCAGTACGCCACCGCGCCGGGTCCCGGTCTCATTCGGATCGACCTCGGCCAGCCCGACGCGCCCAAGGAGGATCTGCACGACATCCCCGCCCTCGACCCCTATGGCCTGAGCGTCACGCCGGACGGCGTGGTGTACTTCGGCGGCCGCGAGATGAGCGCTGATCTTCGCCCGAGGTTGCGCAGATACGACACGACGACCGGGGTTCTGGACGAAGTCGCGATCCCCGACCCGAAGGCCACGATGATCCGCTGCGTCGCCGCCACCGCGACCGAGGTGTACATCGGCACCGGCAGCGTGCTGAACGCTCTCCCGACGAGCAGCAAGGCGGGTCTGTGGGTGCTGGACAGGGCGACGAACGCCGTCCGCTCCATCCTCCCTCCGGAGTTCGCAGGTGGCGTCGAGGTGCGCGACCTGATCATCGTGGACGAGAACACCCTGTGCGTGAGCGGAATCACGCCGCAGGGGGCGGCGCTGGCTTTCATCAACCGGGCGGACCCGTCGTCGTACGTCATCGCGCCTGCCGGGCGCGGTGGCTCGGCGAAGAATCTCGCGCACGCCGACGGCAAGATCTACGCGATCCTCGGCGGGCTCTTCGAGTACGACACCGCCACCCGCACGGTCCGTGATCTCACTCCGAAGGGCGTCGAACTCGGCGAGCTCTGGGGGCTGTTCGTCCGCGACGGCAAGTTGTGGACCGTCTCGGCGTTCGCGCTCGCCGTCGAGGTCGACCTCGCGACAGGTGAGCACACCCTGCACGACCTGATCGCGGCCGGCGCCCCCGCCGGGGCTCTGCTCGCCATGTCGGTCGCGGCAGGCGGAGGCGGGGTGTATGTGGGCGGGACGAATGCCGTCTCGCGCCGCGACACCGCGACCGGAGCGGTGACGCGCCTCTTCGCGCCTTCGGAGGCCAAGGACATCGGCATCGTGAACGGCGTGGCGTACTTCGGGCAGTACAGCAGCGTCGGCATCCTGGGTCACGACCCCGCGGCCGACGGCGCGTGGCCCCGTCTCGTCGAGAAGTTCCCGGCAGGTCAGAACCGTCCGCATCAGGTCGTCTGGGACGAGGCGAACCAGCTGCTCCTGCTCGGCCTGCAGAACGACACGCAAGGCGGCGGCAGTCTGCTCACCTACGATCCCGTGCGGGACGTCCTCACTTCGGCGATCAACCCGATCGATGCCAGGCAGATGATCCGCTCAGTGGCCACGCACGACGGCATCGCGTATCTCGGCGGTGACGTCACCGGAGGCAGAGGGGTGGTGGTGGCGTGGGATCCGGTCGGGCAGACCGAGCTCTGGCGCGTCGATCCGCTCACGGACACGGCCGGGGTCACCGGCCTTGCGGTCCACGGGCACCATCTCTACGTCATGGGGTATCGCGGAGAACTCGCCGTGGTCGATCTGGAGACCCGCGTCGTGATCCATCGATCGCGCCACCGCGACGTGGTGCCGAACTACGGGACGCTCTTGGTCAATCGCGGGGTCGTCTACGGAACATCCAGCGCGGCCTTCTTCCGGTTCGACCCGCGGACCTTCGACCGGACCGACCTCGTGACGCTGAACGGCGAGTGGTACGGGATCCCGCGAGCCGCGGTCGACGAGAACGACGACTTCTACGCGATCCAGGGACGCAACCTCGTGAAGATCCGGGTCAGTCAGCGCTGA
- a CDS encoding cupin domain-containing protein, with product MSREELAGELAAGTGVDAAGLALAHEPLPAAEVLSGAPTTASHALATIDDTEIGIWEMTPGTASDTEVDEVFVVLSGRATIEFVSPALPALEVGPGSIVRLDEGMQTLWTVAETLRKVYIA from the coding sequence GTGAGTCGTGAGGAGCTCGCGGGCGAGCTGGCGGCAGGGACCGGCGTGGATGCGGCGGGCTTGGCGCTCGCGCACGAGCCGCTACCTGCCGCGGAGGTGCTGTCAGGTGCACCGACGACGGCGTCGCACGCCCTCGCGACAATCGACGACACCGAGATCGGCATCTGGGAGATGACGCCGGGAACGGCATCCGACACCGAGGTCGACGAGGTGTTCGTCGTGCTGTCCGGGCGGGCGACGATCGAGTTCGTCTCGCCCGCGCTGCCAGCGCTCGAGGTCGGACCTGGCAGCATCGTCCGCCTCGATGAGGGGATGCAGACCTTGTGGACCGTCGCCGAGACGCTCCGCAAGGTCTACATCGCCTGA